In Phragmites australis chromosome 16, lpPhrAust1.1, whole genome shotgun sequence, one DNA window encodes the following:
- the LOC133894979 gene encoding uncharacterized protein LOC133894979: MPAAGARRTTRVFMPKAPKPLTQDQADPATRVLRSGKRLAADRIRWDAKDAPAFHVDDDHDNGQQHDKDCPKPELPPLSKSFGIVYSRKRRRRLPTEVSVEGEGRRFGIVYTRRRGERSKVAPLWREPEPDAPNDLAPAIQYSSWEFASRTCFLDAHFSALVDDAATHAGPVTLAVLVDTSCSRSSHRLLGLLLPVLRWMRRSRQRGKVRNLASFVSSVGVAAAFASHGLHFVKLQRRRASALLHRTLVHCGWCVLYGAKKSEPLLSVNFSALPSYFQTLHTLVALDSMYLSAVIRQSRLLVAVSEEIYPHTTLDVDSGSQSTGIAEPTAHLGSNEPHRVVQDFVTLEQVAGVVVHGLRLKKHQRKRSSMRHPRNRQRPMTRLPDNAIGMKQKTAATQAEAKLPSTQGPPVEPVQPKAALEISLDFLENMDESDVSTPLGSTRKKRSLKSPVERMNERLALAEVRHNIDSVHCKANLLILQADRCWREDGAEVMLELSDTKEWCIVVKIQGVTRYTLKPSDPRLNGINRYTHACMWAVDDAWKLEFTDKWDWLLFKELHVVGRERNSQGKTIPIPGAHEVSVYMEGNVTDPFARPVPDYIRMVDDEVGRALSRDSIYDMDSEDERWLIQLNHADSDQNSIQQKHISYDDFEKIISTFEKDAYNNSEGTNDVGELLSRCPALGKDDNVLAVYEYWTNKRSKRAAPLLRIFQGAPLRRGQLSQKSAMKRKRSFKRQRSQAGRGKAEAFLQDDAEEEMALQRVAQVERVAKQAVETAVRLRSRAQSLMANAELATYKSVMALRIAEAARISDSARDIVSTILD; the protein is encoded by the exons ATGCCGGCCGCCGGAGCCCGCCGCACGACGCGCGTCTTCATGCCCAAGGCACCCAAGCCGCTGACCCAGGACCAGGCCGACCCCGCCACCAGGGTCCTGCGCTCCGGCAAGCGTCTCGCCGCCGACCGGATCCGCTGGGACGCCAAGGACGCCCCCGCCTTCCACGTAGACGACGACCACGACAACGGCCAGCAGCACGACAAGGATTGTCCCAAGCCGGAACTGCCGCCTCTCTCGAAGTCTTTCGGGATCGTGTACAGCAGGAAGCGCCGCCGGAGGCTCCCCACCGAGGTCTCTGTCGAAGGGGAGGGCAGGAGGTTTGGGATAGTGTACACCAGGAGGAGGGGAGAGCGATCGAAGGTCGCCCCTCTctggcgggagccggagccggacGCCCCCAACGACCTCGCCCCCGCGATTCAGTACTCCTCCTGGGAGTTTGCGTCAAGAACTTGCTTCTTGGATGCGCATTTCTCGGCACTGGTGGATGATGCTGCCACTCATGCCGGCCCTGTCACGCTCGCCGTCCTCGTTGATACGTCTTGCTCTCGGAGCTCTCACCGGCTCCTGGGCCTTCTTCTACCTGTGCTGCGGTGGATGCGTCGCAGCCGCCAGCGGGGCAAGGTCCGGAACCTAGCCTCTTTTGTCTCATCTGTTGGCGTTGCCGCTGCATTTGCGTCACACGGGTTGCACTTTGTCAAGCTCCAGCGCAGGAGAGCC TCTGCGTTGTTACATAGGACTTTGGTGCATTGTGGGTGGTGTGTGCTTTATGGTGCCAAGAAATCTGAACCGCTGTTGTCAGTCAATTTCTCAGCGCTTCCTTCATATTTCCAGACCTTGCATACCTTGGTAGCTCTTGATTCCATGTATCTGTCAGCTGTGATTCGGCAAAGCAGGCTGCTGGTTGCAGTATCTGAAGAAATCTATCCTCACACTACTTTGGATGTGGATTCTGGGTCTCAGAGCACTGGGATTGCCGAACCCACTGCTCACCTAGGCAGCAATGAACCTCACAGAGTGGTTCAGGACTTCGTGACCCTTGAACAAGTTGCTGGAGTAGTGGTGCATGGTCTGAGGTTAAAGAAGCATCAAAGGAAGAGGAGCTCGATGAGGCATCCCCGAAATCGGCAGCGGCCTATGACAAGATTACCTGACAATGCAATTGGGATGAAGCAGAAAACAGCTGCCACCCAAGCAGAAGCGAAACTGCCATCAACACAAGGACCTCCTGTGGAGCCTGTCCAACCTAAAGCAGCATTAGAAATCTCTCTTGATTTCCTTGAAAACATGGATGAAAGTGATGTTTCGACTCCCTTGGGATCAACTAGGAAAAAGAGATCTTTGAAGAGTCCTGTCGAGCGAATGAATGAAAGGCTGGCCTTGGCTGAGGTCAGACACAACATAGATTCTGTTCACTGCAAAGCGAACCTTTTAATTCTTCAAGCTGATAGGTGCTGGAGGGAAGATGGTGCCGAAGTTATGCTAGAACTATCAGATACCAAGGAGTGGTGTATAGTTGTGAAGATACAAGGAGTTACTAGATACACCCTTAAACCTTCAGATCCGAGGTTGAATGGCATTAACCGTTATACTCATGCCTGCATGTGGGCAGTTGACGATGCATGGAAGCTTGAGTTCACAGATAAGTGGGACTGGCTTTTATTCAAAGAGTTGCATGTTGTGGGTCGGGAGCGCAATTCCCAGGGGAAGACAATCCCAATTCCTGGCGCACATGAGGTTTCTGTTTACATGGAAGGGAATGTAACAGATCCTTTCGCACGCCCTGTGCCAGACTATATCAGGATGGTGGATGATGAAGTCGGGCGAGCTCTCTCGAGGGATTCCATTTATGACATGGACTCGGAGGATGAACGGTGGCTCATTCAGTTGAATCATGCAGATTCTGATCAAAATAGCATTCAACAGAAGCATATTTCTTACGATGATTTTGAAAAGATAATAAGCACGTTTGAAAAGGATGCCTACAACAATTCTGAAGGAACAAATGATGTGGGTGAGCTTCTTTCCAGATGTCCTGCTTTAGGAAAGGATGATAATGTGCTTGCTGTGTATGAGTATTGGACAAATAAGAGGTCTAAGAGAGCTGCACCATTGCTAAGGATATTTCAG GGTGCGCCGCTAAGGCGAGGACAACTATCACAAAAGTCTGCTATGAAGAGAAAGAGATCTTTCAAGAGACAAAGAAGCCAAGCTGGCCGTGGAAAGGCTGAAGCCTTCTTGCAAG ACGATGCTGAAGAGGAGATGGCTTTGCAGAGAGTTGCGCAAGTTGAACGTGTGGCAAAACAGGCTGTAGAAACAGCTGTTCGTCTGCGCAGTAGAGCTCAGTCTCTCATGGCAAATGCAGAGCTTGCAACATACAAATCTGTCATGGCTCTCAGGATTGCTGAGGCTGCTAGGATATCTGACTCTGCTCGGGATATTGTTTCTACTATCCTCGACTAA